One genomic region from Mycobacterium basiliense encodes:
- a CDS encoding PE family protein: MAVTVSPAILATTTDDALTIGSLVREASKLAEFATTQLAPAAADEISAAVAALFACYGQTYQALSIQAAKFHDEFVCNLSAAATSYSSAEAANASLTQGLLHAVNAPTQAAVGRPLIGNGANGAPGTGGNGGDGGILIGNGGSGGSGAAGSAGGNGGAAGLLWGTAGAGGAGGSANSGTGGAGGIGGAAGLFGTGGAGGAGGAGGAAGGGSLTANGGAGGPGGFGGMLVGDGGVGGAGGVAQLYAGDGGAGGHAGLFGSGGAGGTGGLSLEGSGAGGTGGTGGGGGWLFGDGGVGGLGGNSLANNGGVGGVGGAGGVGGAAGLLSGDGGGGGNGGSSINPNGGSGGDGGAGGAGALLAGDGGVGGTGGNSLGTGGGTGGAGGRAGVFGAGGAGGTGGDSVNIAGAGGAGGAARFVGAGGTGGVGGFGDLIGGTGGNGGAGGALIGDGGAGGGGGITALSGSVGGDGGNGGRAGVFGSGGSGGAGGQALPPGSTGGNGGAGGSAQWVGNGGNGGNGGSGQAGNGEGGAAGAGGLLAGLDGTSGLD; this comes from the coding sequence ATGGCTGTCACTGTCAGCCCGGCCATACTGGCAACGACGACTGACGATGCACTAACCATCGGGTCACTGGTCCGCGAAGCCAGCAAATTGGCGGAATTCGCCACCACCCAGCTCGCGCCGGCGGCCGCCGATGAGATCTCGGCCGCTGTTGCGGCGCTGTTCGCCTGCTACGGCCAGACGTATCAAGCACTCAGTATTCAGGCGGCGAAGTTTCACGACGAGTTCGTGTGCAATCTCAGCGCCGCTGCGACGTCTTATTCGAGTGCCGAGGCCGCCAACGCCTCGCTCACGCAGGGGCTGCTGCACGCGGTGAACGCACCCACCCAGGCGGCAGTAGGGCGCCCGCTCATTGGCAACGGCGCCAACGGTGCGCCGGGAACGGGTGGCAACGGCGGCGACGGCGGAATCTTGATCGGCAATGGCGGCAGCGGCGGGTCCGGCGCGGCTGGCTCCGCGGGCGGCAACGGTGGTGCAGCGGGGCTGCTCTGGGGCACCGCCGGAGCCGGCGGAGCGGGCGGCAGCGCGAACTCCGGGACCGGCGGGGCCGGTGGGATCGGAGGCGCTGCAGGGCTTTTCGGAACAGGAGGCGCTGGCGGAGCGGGCGGCGCCGGTGGCGCCGCCGGGGGCGGCTCGTTGACGGCCAACGGCGGGGCAGGCGGGCCCGGTGGGTTCGGCGGCATGCTGGTCGGCGACGGCGGGGTGGGTGGGGCCGGAGGCGTCGCCCAACTGTATGCCGGCGACGGCGGGGCCGGCGGCCACGCCGGACTGTTCGGCTCCGGCGGAGCGGGCGGCACCGGCGGACTTTCTCTCGAGGGCAGCGGGGCGGGCGGCACCGGCGGCACCGGTGGCGGCGGCGGGTGGCTATTCGGCGACGGTGGAGTCGGCGGGCTTGGCGGGAATTCACTGGCCAACAACGGCGGAGTGGGCGGGGTCGGCGGCGCTGGCGGGGTCGGCGGCGCCGCGGGCTTGCTCTCCGGCGACGGCGGGGGCGGCGGAAATGGCGGAAGTTCGATAAACCCGAATGGCGGGTCTGGGGGTGACGGCGGTGCCGGCGGGGCCGGCGCGTTGCTCGCCGGTGATGGTGGGGTGGGTGGCACCGGCGGGAATTCGCTCGGGACCGGGGGCGGGACGGGCGGGGCCGGCGGCCGAGCCGGCGTGTTCGGCGCCGGTGGCGCCGGTGGGACCGGCGGAGATTCGGTCAACATCGCCGGGGCCGGGGGCGCCGGGGGCGCTGCCCGGTTCGTCGGGGCCGGGGGCACCGGCGGCGTCGGGGGGTTCGGTGACTTGATTGGCGGCACCGGCGGCAACGGTGGTGCCGGTGGCGCCCTGATCGGTGACGGTGGCGCCGGCGGTGGTGGTGGGATCACCGCGCTGTCCGGCAGTGTCGGCGGGGACGGCGGCAATGGTGGTAGAGCTGGGGTGTTCGGTTCCGGCGGTTCGGGCGGCGCCGGCGGGCAGGCCCTGCCGCCTGGGAGCACCGGCGGTAACGGTGGAGCCGGCGGCAGCGCGCAGTGGGTAGGCAACGGGGGCAACGGCGGCAATGGCGGGTCGGGCCAGGCGGGTAATGGCGAGGGCGGCGCGGCCGGCGCGGGCGGCCTGTTGGCCGGCCTCGACGGGACGTCCGGGCTGGACTAG
- a CDS encoding 2-keto-4-pentenoate hydratase, with amino-acid sequence MLAAPTRDNIAADLARAERSREPIAPLTPAYLDIDVVDAYEIQLINIRRRVGEGARVVGHKVGLSSPIMQQMMGVDEPDYGHLLDDMRVFEDAPVKAAKYLYPRVEVEVGFILSADLPGAGCTEDDVLAGTEALVPSIELIDTRIKDWQIKICDTIADNASAAGFVLGAARVSPADVDVKAIDAVLTRNGEMAAEGRSDAVLGNPATAVAWLARKVESFGVRLKKGDIVLPGSCTFAVDARAGDEFIADFTGLGSVRLSFE; translated from the coding sequence ATGCTCGCTGCTCCGACCCGCGACAACATCGCCGCCGACCTGGCGCGAGCCGAACGCAGCCGTGAGCCGATTGCGCCCTTGACCCCCGCCTACCTCGATATTGACGTGGTTGACGCCTACGAGATCCAGCTGATCAACATTCGTCGGCGGGTGGGCGAGGGGGCGCGGGTGGTGGGTCACAAGGTCGGGCTGTCGTCGCCGATCATGCAGCAGATGATGGGTGTCGATGAACCGGACTATGGGCATCTCCTTGACGACATGCGGGTGTTTGAAGACGCCCCGGTCAAGGCCGCGAAGTACCTGTACCCGCGGGTGGAGGTGGAGGTCGGCTTCATCCTGTCCGCTGACCTGCCCGGTGCCGGATGCACGGAGGACGATGTCTTGGCGGGCACCGAGGCCCTGGTCCCGTCGATTGAGCTGATCGACACCCGGATCAAGGATTGGCAGATCAAAATCTGCGACACCATCGCCGATAACGCCTCCGCCGCGGGCTTCGTGCTGGGTGCGGCGCGGGTGTCGCCGGCCGATGTCGATGTGAAAGCGATCGACGCGGTGCTGACCCGCAATGGCGAGATGGCCGCCGAGGGACGCAGCGACGCGGTGCTGGGGAACCCGGCCACGGCGGTCGCCTGGCTGGCTCGCAAGGTGGAAAGCTTCGGGGTGCGGCTGAAAAAGGGCGACATCGTGCTACCGGGATCGTGCACGTTTGCGGTCGACGCCCGCGCCGGCGACGAGTTCATCGCCGACTTCACCGGGCTGGGTTCGGTTCGGTTGTCGTTCGAATAG
- a CDS encoding gamma carbonic anhydrase family protein produces the protein MPLFSFEGRSPRVDPTAFVAPTATLIGDVTVEAGASVWFNAVLRGDYAPVVVREGANVQDGSVLHAPPGIPVDIGPGATVAHLCVIHGVHVGSEALIANHATVLDGAVIGARCLIAAHSLVVAGTQIPAGMLVTGAPAKVKGPIEGTGAEVWVNVNPQAYRDLAARHMTGLEPL, from the coding sequence ATGCCGCTATTTTCTTTCGAGGGTCGCTCCCCCCGGGTAGATCCCACCGCGTTTGTGGCCCCAACTGCCACGCTTATCGGTGATGTGACCGTCGAGGCGGGGGCGTCGGTGTGGTTTAACGCCGTGCTGCGGGGTGACTACGCACCGGTGGTCGTGCGGGAGGGGGCCAACGTGCAAGACGGGTCGGTACTTCATGCACCGCCCGGCATCCCGGTCGACATCGGACCCGGAGCGACGGTCGCGCACTTGTGCGTGATCCACGGCGTCCACGTCGGGTCTGAGGCGTTAATCGCAAACCATGCAACGGTGCTCGACGGCGCGGTAATCGGTGCCCGCTGTCTGATAGCGGCGCATTCGTTGGTGGTAGCCGGAACCCAGATCCCGGCGGGAATGCTGGTCACCGGGGCGCCGGCCAAGGTGAAGGGACCGATTGAGGGAACCGGCGCCGAGGTGTGGGTCAACGTCAATCCACAGGCCTATCGCGACCTGGCCGCGAGGCACATGACGGGGCTCGAGCCGCTCTAG
- a CDS encoding SDR family oxidoreductase, producing the protein MTTMLDGKIVVISGVGPGLGSTLAHRCARAGADLVLAARSGDRLDDLAKQIVDAGRQAIAVRTDITNEAQVVNLVDATLEAYGKVDVLINNAFRVPSMKPLADTTFQHIRDAIELSALGALRLIQGFTRPLAEANGSIVNVNSMVLRHSQPKYGAYKMAKATLLAMSHSLATELGDKGIRVNSVAPGYIWGDTLQGYFEHQAGKYGTTVDQIYQATAAHADLKRLPTEDEVASAILFMASDLSSGITGQTLDVNCGEYHS; encoded by the coding sequence ATGACAACCATGCTGGACGGAAAGATCGTCGTCATCAGCGGGGTGGGCCCGGGACTTGGCTCCACGCTGGCGCATCGGTGTGCGCGCGCCGGCGCCGACTTGGTGCTGGCGGCCCGTAGCGGCGACCGCCTCGACGATTTGGCCAAGCAGATCGTCGACGCGGGACGCCAAGCTATTGCGGTACGCACCGACATCACCAACGAGGCTCAGGTGGTCAACCTGGTGGACGCCACTCTGGAGGCGTATGGCAAGGTGGACGTGCTGATCAACAACGCGTTTCGGGTGCCGTCGATGAAGCCATTGGCTGACACCACATTTCAACACATCCGGGACGCCATCGAACTCAGCGCGCTCGGGGCGCTGCGCCTCATCCAAGGGTTCACTCGCCCGCTCGCCGAAGCCAACGGCTCGATTGTCAACGTGAACTCCATGGTGCTGCGGCACTCGCAGCCCAAGTACGGCGCCTACAAGATGGCCAAGGCCACCTTGCTCGCTATGTCCCATTCACTGGCCACCGAACTCGGTGACAAGGGTATTCGTGTCAATTCCGTTGCACCGGGCTATATCTGGGGAGATACCCTGCAAGGATACTTCGAACATCAGGCCGGCAAGTACGGAACCACGGTGGATCAGATATACCAGGCCACCGCTGCACACGCCGATCTGAAGAGACTGCCGACCGAGGATGAGGTTGCCTCGGCGATCTTGTTCATGGCCAGCGACCTGTCCAGCGGCATCACCGGGCAGACCCTGGATGTCAACTGCGGGGAGTACCACTCCTGA
- a CDS encoding acetaldehyde dehydrogenase (acetylating), with translation MPSKASVAIVGSGNISTDLLYKLLRSDWLEPRWMVGIDPESEGLARARKLGLETTHEGVDWLLAQPEKPDLVFEATSAYVHKAAAPKYADVGIRAIDLTPAAVGPAVIPPANLREHLDAPNVNMITCGGQATIPIVYAVARAVAEQGGVPYAEIVASVASVSAGPGTRANIDEFTKTTSKGVETIGGADRGKAIIILNPADPPMIMRDTIFCAIPVDADRDAIAASIHEVVGEVQTYVPGYRLLNEPQFDEPSLNSGGQAVVTTFVEVEGAGDYLPPYAGNLDIMTAAATKVGEEIAKETLAVSGGTR, from the coding sequence ATGCCGTCGAAGGCAAGTGTGGCCATTGTTGGTTCGGGCAATATCAGTACCGACCTGCTCTACAAGCTGTTGCGATCCGATTGGCTGGAGCCGCGCTGGATGGTCGGCATCGACCCGGAAAGCGAAGGGCTGGCACGAGCCCGCAAGTTGGGTTTGGAGACCACGCACGAGGGTGTCGACTGGCTGCTCGCGCAGCCGGAGAAACCCGACCTGGTGTTCGAGGCCACCAGTGCCTATGTGCATAAGGCGGCCGCGCCGAAGTACGCCGACGTCGGAATCCGCGCCATCGATCTGACGCCGGCCGCGGTGGGTCCGGCGGTGATCCCACCGGCGAACCTGCGGGAGCATCTGGATGCCCCCAACGTCAACATGATCACCTGCGGGGGACAGGCGACTATTCCCATCGTGTACGCCGTGGCGCGCGCGGTCGCCGAACAAGGTGGCGTCCCTTACGCCGAAATCGTGGCGTCGGTGGCCTCAGTCTCGGCAGGCCCCGGGACCCGGGCCAACATCGACGAGTTCACCAAGACCACCAGCAAGGGCGTCGAAACGATCGGCGGCGCCGACCGAGGCAAGGCAATCATCATCTTGAACCCCGCCGATCCGCCGATGATCATGCGCGACACCATTTTCTGCGCCATTCCCGTCGACGCCGACCGCGACGCGATCGCCGCCTCCATCCATGAGGTTGTGGGTGAGGTGCAGACCTACGTGCCGGGGTATCGGTTGCTCAACGAGCCGCAGTTCGATGAGCCGTCGCTGAATTCGGGCGGCCAGGCGGTGGTTACCACCTTCGTCGAGGTGGAAGGTGCCGGAGATTACTTGCCACCGTATGCCGGCAACCTCGACATCATGACGGCGGCAGCGACCAAGGTCGGCGAGGAAATCGCCAAGGAGACACTTGCGGTGTCAGGAGGAACGCGATGA
- a CDS encoding nuclear transport factor 2 family protein, which produces MGNHPAHEAGRRSRQAVEARDKDAWLAVFADDAIVEDPIGPSAFDPEGKGHQGRDAISAFWDKAIAPTTKIEFFFRDTYQCGNEEANVGHILITTGDYQTTADGVFTYKANEAGQLVALRAYWEMDRAAATTRKI; this is translated from the coding sequence ATCGGCAATCACCCGGCACACGAGGCCGGTCGCCGCTCCCGGCAGGCCGTCGAGGCCCGCGACAAGGATGCTTGGCTAGCGGTGTTCGCCGACGACGCGATCGTCGAAGACCCCATCGGGCCATCGGCTTTCGACCCCGAAGGCAAGGGCCACCAGGGCCGAGACGCGATATCAGCCTTCTGGGACAAGGCCATCGCCCCGACCACCAAGATCGAGTTTTTCTTCCGCGACACTTACCAATGCGGCAACGAGGAAGCCAACGTCGGGCACATCCTGATCACCACTGGCGACTACCAGACCACCGCCGACGGCGTGTTCACCTACAAGGCTAACGAAGCGGGACAGCTGGTGGCGTTACGCGCGTACTGGGAGATGGACCGCGCGGCGGCAACCACCCGGAAAATCTAG
- a CDS encoding sulfotransferase family protein: MTDRTDVGTVAELHASATKLVGLDDFGADEDNYLEALEVLLDAYRNEAGLTVLGSKMNRFFLRGALVARLLSEAAWKQYPRHADVVIERPIFVTGLVRTGTTALHRLLGADPTHQGLHMWLAEFPQPRPPRDTWDSNPFYRQLNAQFTQHHRDNPGYTGLHFMAAYELEECWQLLRQSLHSVSYETLAHLPSYAKWLSRQDWTPPYRRHRRNLQLIGLNDVEKRWVLKNPSHLFALDALMTTYPDALVIQTHRPVDTIMASMCSLAQHTSEGWSTTFLGAQIGADSMDTWSRGLERFNTARAKYDPAQFYDVDYGDLVADPLGTVADVYRYFGLTLTEQARQAMAKIHAESKTGARAPKHSYSLADYGLTAEMVQERFAGL, translated from the coding sequence ATGACCGATCGGACCGATGTCGGAACCGTGGCCGAACTGCATGCCTCGGCTACCAAGCTGGTGGGGCTCGACGACTTCGGCGCCGACGAGGACAATTACCTCGAAGCGTTGGAGGTGCTGCTTGACGCCTACCGGAACGAGGCCGGCCTTACGGTGTTGGGCAGCAAGATGAACCGCTTTTTCCTGCGCGGTGCTTTGGTCGCCCGGCTGCTGTCCGAAGCCGCCTGGAAGCAATATCCGCGGCACGCCGATGTGGTCATCGAGCGGCCCATCTTCGTCACCGGGCTGGTGCGCACCGGAACCACCGCGCTGCACCGACTGCTCGGTGCCGACCCGACCCACCAGGGTCTGCACATGTGGCTGGCCGAGTTCCCGCAACCGCGCCCACCCCGCGACACCTGGGACTCAAATCCGTTCTACCGCCAACTCAATGCGCAGTTCACCCAGCACCATCGGGACAATCCCGGTTATACCGGCCTGCACTTCATGGCTGCGTACGAGCTGGAGGAGTGCTGGCAGCTGCTGCGGCAGTCACTGCACTCGGTGTCGTACGAGACCTTGGCCCACCTGCCCAGCTACGCCAAGTGGCTGTCGCGTCAGGACTGGACCCCGCCCTACCGGCGGCACCGCAGGAACCTGCAACTGATCGGGCTCAATGACGTCGAAAAGCGCTGGGTTTTAAAAAATCCGAGCCATCTGTTCGCCCTGGATGCGTTGATGACTACCTATCCGGACGCGCTGGTGATCCAGACGCACCGGCCCGTTGACACGATCATGGCATCAATGTGCTCACTGGCGCAGCACACGTCCGAAGGGTGGTCGACGACGTTCCTGGGTGCCCAGATCGGCGCCGACTCGATGGATACCTGGTCGCGGGGTCTGGAACGGTTCAATACCGCCCGGGCCAAATACGATCCGGCCCAGTTCTACGACGTCGACTACGGCGATTTGGTTGCCGACCCGCTCGGCACGGTGGCCGATGTCTATCGGTACTTTGGCCTGACCTTGACCGAACAAGCTCGACAGGCCATGGCGAAGATCCATGCCGAGAGCAAGACTGGCGCGCGGGCGCCCAAACATAGCTATTCGCTGGCTGATTACGGTCTTACCGCCGAAATGGTCCAAGAGAGATTCGCTGGTTTGTGA
- a CDS encoding Rieske 2Fe-2S domain-containing protein, translated as MNTDTSGVGVREIDAGALPTRYARGWHCLGVAEDFMDGKPHGVEAFGTKLVVFTDSHGDVKILDNYCRHMGGDLSQGTIKGDEIACPFHDWRWGGDGRCKLVPYAKRTPRMARTRSWNTDVRGGLLFVWHDHEGNPPDPAVRIPDIPEAASDEWTQWRWNRILIEGSNCRDIIDNVTDMAHFFYIHFGLPTYFKNVFEGHIASQYLHNVGRPDVNDLGTAYGEAHLDSEASYFGPSFMINWLHNSYGGYKSESILINCHYPVTQDSFVLQWGVIVEKPKGMDEKMTDKLSRVFTEGVSKGFMQDVEIWKHKTRIDNPLLVEEDGAVYQMRRWYEQFYVDVADIKPEMVERFEMEVDTTRANEFWSAEVQQNLETKKLEAREDESLAEDVPAKQH; from the coding sequence GTGAATACCGACACAAGTGGCGTCGGCGTCCGGGAAATCGATGCGGGCGCCTTGCCGACCAGATATGCCAGGGGCTGGCATTGCCTGGGCGTGGCCGAAGACTTCATGGACGGCAAGCCGCACGGTGTGGAGGCGTTCGGCACCAAGCTAGTGGTGTTCACCGACTCGCACGGGGACGTGAAGATCCTCGACAATTACTGCCGGCACATGGGCGGCGACCTCTCCCAGGGCACCATCAAAGGCGATGAGATCGCCTGCCCCTTCCACGACTGGCGATGGGGCGGGGACGGCCGGTGCAAGCTGGTGCCGTATGCCAAGCGCACACCGAGAATGGCGCGCACCCGATCGTGGAACACCGATGTGCGCGGCGGTCTGCTCTTCGTATGGCACGACCATGAGGGCAACCCCCCCGACCCGGCCGTCAGGATCCCGGACATCCCCGAGGCCGCCAGTGACGAATGGACCCAGTGGCGCTGGAACCGCATCCTCATCGAGGGGTCCAACTGCCGCGACATCATCGACAACGTCACCGACATGGCGCACTTTTTCTACATCCATTTCGGGTTGCCGACGTACTTCAAGAACGTCTTCGAAGGACACATCGCATCGCAGTATTTGCACAACGTGGGGCGCCCCGATGTGAATGATCTGGGTACCGCCTACGGTGAGGCACATCTGGATTCGGAAGCCTCCTACTTCGGGCCGTCGTTCATGATCAACTGGCTGCACAACAGTTACGGCGGTTACAAGTCCGAATCGATCCTGATTAACTGCCACTATCCGGTGACGCAGGACTCGTTCGTGCTGCAGTGGGGTGTCATCGTCGAAAAGCCCAAGGGCATGGACGAAAAGATGACGGACAAGCTGTCTCGAGTGTTCACCGAAGGCGTCAGCAAAGGCTTTATGCAGGACGTGGAGATCTGGAAGCACAAGACGCGCATCGACAACCCACTACTGGTCGAGGAAGACGGTGCCGTCTATCAGATGCGTCGCTGGTATGAGCAGTTCTATGTAGATGTTGCCGACATCAAGCCCGAAATGGTGGAGCGTTTCGAGATGGAGGTAGACACCACCCGCGCCAACGAATTCTGGAGTGCCGAGGTCCAACAGAATTTGGAGACAAAGAAACTCGAGGCCCGCGAGGACGAATCGCTGGCCGAGGACGTACCCGCCAAACAACACTAG
- the dmpG gene encoding 4-hydroxy-2-oxovalerate aldolase translates to MSGQIFQGAWDIRITDTSLRDGSHHKRHQFTKEEVGAIVAALDAAGVPVIEVTHGDGLGGSSFNYGFSKTPEQELIKLAAQTAKEAKIAFLMLPGVGTKEDIKQAQDNGGSICRIATHCTEADVSIQHFGLARELGLETVGFLMMAHTIPPEKLAAQARIMADAGCQCVYVVDSAGALVLDGVADRVSALVAELGEDAQVGFHGHENLGLGVANSVEAVRAGAKQIDGSVRRFGAGAGNAPVEALIGVFDKIGVKTGIDFFDIADAAEDVVRPAMPAECLLDRNALIMGYSGVYSSFLKHAVRQSERYGVPAHQLLHRAGQRKLIGGQEDQLIDIALEIKREQDSGAVV, encoded by the coding sequence ATGAGCGGCCAAATTTTTCAAGGCGCCTGGGATATCCGCATCACCGACACGTCGTTGCGCGACGGGTCGCACCACAAGCGTCACCAATTCACCAAAGAGGAGGTTGGCGCCATCGTGGCGGCCCTTGATGCCGCCGGGGTGCCGGTGATTGAGGTGACCCACGGCGACGGGCTGGGCGGGTCGTCGTTCAACTACGGCTTCTCCAAAACCCCCGAACAGGAACTGATCAAATTGGCCGCCCAGACGGCCAAGGAAGCCAAGATCGCGTTTTTGATGCTGCCAGGTGTGGGTACCAAGGAAGACATCAAACAAGCGCAGGACAATGGTGGGTCGATTTGCCGGATCGCGACCCATTGCACCGAGGCCGACGTATCCATTCAACATTTCGGGTTGGCCCGTGAACTGGGTCTGGAAACCGTCGGGTTCTTGATGATGGCCCACACGATTCCGCCGGAGAAGCTGGCCGCCCAGGCCCGCATTATGGCCGATGCCGGTTGTCAGTGCGTGTACGTCGTGGACTCCGCCGGTGCGCTGGTGCTCGACGGCGTCGCCGACCGGGTGTCCGCCCTGGTCGCCGAGCTCGGCGAGGACGCTCAGGTGGGCTTTCACGGCCATGAAAACCTTGGCCTGGGGGTCGCCAACTCGGTCGAGGCGGTGCGCGCCGGAGCTAAGCAGATCGACGGCAGCGTGCGCCGGTTTGGCGCCGGGGCGGGCAACGCGCCCGTCGAGGCACTGATCGGGGTGTTCGACAAGATCGGGGTCAAGACCGGTATCGACTTTTTCGACATCGCCGACGCCGCTGAGGACGTGGTGCGCCCGGCAATGCCCGCCGAATGTCTGCTCGACCGTAACGCGTTGATCATGGGGTACTCCGGGGTGTATTCCAGCTTCCTCAAGCACGCCGTCCGCCAGTCCGAGCGCTATGGCGTGCCGGCGCATCAGCTCCTGCACCGGGCGGGCCAGCGCAAGCTCATCGGTGGTCAAGAGGATCAGCTCATTGACATCGCCCTGGAAATCAAGCGCGAGCAGGACAGCGGCGCGGTCGTCTAG
- a CDS encoding NHL repeat-containing protein gives MDGVEYGASSRRRRALLVAGATIVAVAVLAGVGFLIFKPSSAELEANKVGLSTAAARPDQVQLPFRLGDPDGVAVDSMGTVYVADPGNKRVLKLPVGASTATALPITAPLSPDGVAVDSHDAVYVIDGMGKRILKLSADLRTPTELAFTGLADPHGLAIDGRGTVYVVDHVNNNVLQLPAGAEAPSELSFTGLNRPYDVAVDSAGTVYVSDSGNNRVAALAEGATTPVYLPLTGLNFPTGVTVDRDGNIYVGDLNNNRVLKLAAGSNIQTTLPFSGLSGPTDVAVDDQRAVYVIDFKDRVLKLMATG, from the coding sequence ATGGATGGCGTGGAATACGGCGCTTCGTCGCGGCGCCGACGCGCTTTGCTCGTGGCGGGGGCGACGATAGTCGCCGTCGCGGTCCTCGCGGGCGTCGGATTCCTGATCTTCAAGCCATCATCGGCGGAACTCGAGGCCAACAAGGTCGGCCTGTCCACTGCTGCCGCCCGGCCGGACCAAGTCCAGCTGCCCTTCCGGCTGGGAGATCCCGACGGCGTGGCGGTGGACAGCATGGGCACCGTTTACGTCGCCGACCCGGGCAACAAGCGGGTGCTGAAGCTGCCCGTGGGTGCCAGCACGGCGACCGCGCTACCGATCACCGCTCCGCTCAGTCCGGACGGCGTGGCCGTCGACAGCCACGATGCCGTCTACGTCATTGACGGGATGGGCAAGCGGATACTGAAGCTCTCGGCCGATCTAAGAACCCCAACCGAGCTCGCGTTCACCGGCCTGGCCGACCCGCATGGTTTGGCAATTGACGGCCGCGGCACGGTGTATGTGGTTGACCACGTCAACAACAACGTGTTGCAGCTGCCCGCGGGCGCCGAGGCCCCCAGCGAGTTGTCGTTCACCGGCCTTAATCGTCCCTACGATGTCGCCGTGGACAGCGCTGGAACCGTCTACGTCAGCGACAGCGGCAATAACCGGGTGGCGGCGCTCGCCGAAGGCGCCACAACACCCGTCTATCTCCCGTTGACCGGTCTCAATTTCCCCACGGGAGTGACCGTGGACCGCGACGGCAATATCTATGTGGGCGACTTGAACAACAATCGAGTGCTCAAGCTGGCAGCCGGCTCGAACATCCAGACCACGCTGCCCTTTTCCGGACTATCCGGGCCAACCGATGTGGCAGTGGACGATCAACGTGCCGTCTATGTGATCGACTTCAAGGACCGAGTGCTGAAGCTGATGGCGACGGGATGA